A portion of the Thermodesulfobacteriota bacterium genome contains these proteins:
- a CDS encoding Crp/Fnr family transcriptional regulator, with the protein MDPVKIIASAPLFSGLPADQLDKLARIAQPKDFEKGALIFSDGQKADGFYVVARGRIKVFKLSFEGKEQILHIFGPGEPAGEVPVFAGGVFPASATPLEDSVLLFFPKASFVRLLEENTSLVLNMLAVLSRRLRQFTVQVENLSLKEVPGRLAGYLLFLSQEQKNRQRVDLSLSKGQLASLLGTIPETLSRILARMKDAGLIEVEGSAISFLDMEGLELLAETGKL; encoded by the coding sequence ATGGATCCGGTTAAAATCATTGCCAGCGCGCCCCTGTTTTCGGGCCTTCCGGCCGATCAACTGGACAAGCTGGCCCGGATTGCCCAGCCGAAAGATTTTGAAAAAGGCGCCCTGATTTTTTCCGACGGTCAGAAAGCCGATGGATTTTACGTGGTGGCCCGGGGCCGCATCAAGGTTTTTAAACTCTCCTTTGAGGGCAAGGAGCAGATCCTGCATATTTTCGGGCCGGGCGAACCGGCGGGTGAAGTGCCGGTCTTTGCCGGCGGCGTGTTCCCGGCCAGCGCCACCCCCCTGGAAGACAGTGTGCTGCTGTTTTTTCCCAAGGCGTCTTTTGTCCGGCTCCTGGAAGAAAACACCTCTTTGGTACTCAACATGCTGGCGGTTTTATCCCGGCGCCTGCGCCAGTTCACCGTCCAGGTGGAAAACCTTTCCTTAAAGGAAGTCCCCGGCCGCCTGGCCGGATATCTGCTGTTTCTCTCCCAGGAGCAGAAGAACCGGCAACGTGTGGACCTGTCCTTATCCAAAGGGCAACTGGCCAGCCTTCTGGGCACGATCCCGGAGACCCTTTCCCGGATTCTGGCCAGGATGAAAGATGCCGGTTTGATCGAGGTGGAAGGATCGGCCATTTCGTTTCTCGATATGGAAGGACTTGAGCTGCTGGCTGAGACAGGAAAACTGTAA
- a CDS encoding molybdopterin-dependent oxidoreductase translates to MRLSRRNFIKAGMATAAASTLDLKFLRFSGEAAAPSAGDENRVVRSTCSPNCTGACGFNALVKDGRIATLIQAADYPEESYNPRGCLRGLSMMNLIYGKDRVKYPLIRTGPRGSGEFRKATWEEALDFTAKRLKEIMDKDGPEAVALTIQVPGTGYVHKGALVRLASLANWTIHHGYDQNGDLPMFWPMTFGVQSEELESLEWLNSRYTIILGSNVVQTRLPDVHHLIEAKKEGKVVVVDPDFCSTAAKADEWLAIKPDTDAALALGMARVIIDRGLYDTAFLQDFTDMPILVRTDSGKRLLAGEVKALAGEATSRAIPEYRSLYVIHADGGFKVLNPERLDPTGADLEGRYDVELTDGTTVEVKTVFTKLREMLDDYPLDKVSAITEIPADAIERVAVEAATHTPVHVIYGASNYQWYHGDLKGRAISLIPVLTGSIGKSGGGISTYAGQYRIRFDLAEWWLPKEGKLNWVPYLYFLQGGGKRYPKNGIKAMVGGWGNPFDQHNMANQLKDRAASGDIEFVVTFDFNMTTSCLWSDVVFPGTCWYENYELTATILHPYLQLQQPAIKPLFESRNGFFLARELARRLNPEFEKYYYPELNDTDASLKIIEMLLEKGGEETRGITLDMLKKGPVRLHSRAPGDRQVPFYEQVHDRHPFPPPSYPAPLEATAKFVRSGRIEFYKDEDLFLQTGEQLPVHKDTFVDTEYAADPEAKNKYRLRFVTKNSLYRVHSTHSDNVWLNELQGNKPKMFLNEADARQRGIRSGDLVEVYNNRGKTRAYAVIDPGCRPGTVIFEQGWWARYLQNESYNSLTMPWIKPLHEIYFVPGIWSPTTAWNECLVDARRVDA, encoded by the coding sequence ATGCGATTATCAAGGCGGAATTTTATTAAAGCCGGAATGGCAACGGCGGCGGCCTCCACCCTGGATCTGAAGTTTCTGCGCTTTTCCGGGGAAGCTGCGGCACCATCAGCCGGAGATGAAAACCGGGTCGTTCGCAGCACCTGCTCGCCCAATTGCACCGGCGCCTGCGGTTTCAATGCCCTGGTAAAAGACGGCCGAATCGCCACCCTGATCCAGGCGGCGGACTACCCGGAAGAAAGTTACAACCCCCGGGGATGCCTGCGCGGCCTGTCCATGATGAATCTGATCTACGGCAAGGACCGGGTCAAGTATCCGCTCATCCGCACCGGTCCGCGCGGCTCCGGGGAGTTCCGCAAGGCCACCTGGGAGGAGGCCCTTGATTTTACCGCCAAACGGCTCAAGGAAATCATGGACAAGGACGGTCCCGAAGCCGTGGCCCTGACCATTCAGGTGCCGGGAACCGGTTACGTTCACAAGGGGGCGCTGGTGCGTCTGGCCTCCCTGGCCAACTGGACCATTCACCACGGCTACGACCAGAACGGCGATCTGCCCATGTTCTGGCCCATGACCTTCGGCGTTCAGAGCGAGGAGTTGGAATCCCTGGAATGGCTCAACTCCCGCTATACCATTATTCTGGGTTCCAATGTGGTCCAGACCCGGCTTCCCGATGTTCATCATCTCATCGAAGCGAAAAAGGAAGGCAAGGTCGTGGTGGTCGATCCCGATTTCTGCTCCACCGCCGCCAAGGCGGACGAGTGGCTGGCCATCAAGCCCGATACGGACGCGGCCCTGGCCCTGGGAATGGCCCGGGTCATCATCGACCGGGGGTTGTATGACACCGCCTTTTTACAGGATTTCACCGATATGCCGATCCTGGTCCGGACCGATTCCGGCAAACGACTGCTGGCCGGGGAAGTCAAAGCCCTGGCCGGTGAGGCCACCAGTCGGGCCATTCCGGAATACCGGAGCCTTTATGTGATTCATGCCGACGGCGGATTCAAGGTTTTGAACCCCGAACGTCTCGATCCCACCGGGGCCGATCTGGAAGGCCGTTATGATGTTGAACTGACGGACGGCACCACGGTGGAAGTCAAAACGGTTTTCACAAAACTGCGGGAGATGCTGGACGACTATCCGCTCGACAAGGTGTCGGCCATCACCGAAATTCCGGCCGATGCCATTGAGCGAGTCGCTGTTGAAGCCGCTACGCATACGCCGGTGCATGTGATCTATGGTGCCAGCAATTATCAGTGGTATCACGGCGACCTGAAAGGCCGGGCCATTTCCCTGATCCCGGTGCTGACCGGCAGCATCGGCAAAAGCGGCGGCGGCATTTCCACCTATGCCGGGCAGTACCGCATCCGCTTTGATCTGGCCGAATGGTGGCTCCCGAAGGAAGGAAAATTAAACTGGGTGCCGTATCTTTATTTTCTCCAGGGCGGCGGCAAGCGCTATCCGAAAAACGGCATCAAGGCCATGGTGGGCGGCTGGGGCAACCCCTTTGATCAGCACAACATGGCCAACCAGCTAAAAGACCGGGCCGCTTCCGGGGATATCGAGTTCGTGGTCACCTTTGACTTCAACATGACCACGTCCTGCCTGTGGTCGGACGTGGTCTTTCCCGGCACCTGCTGGTATGAAAATTACGAGTTGACCGCGACCATCCTCCATCCCTATCTGCAGTTGCAGCAGCCGGCCATCAAACCGCTGTTTGAAAGCCGCAACGGCTTTTTTCTGGCCCGGGAATTGGCCAGGCGGCTGAACCCGGAATTTGAAAAATATTATTATCCGGAATTAAACGATACCGACGCCAGCCTCAAAATCATCGAGATGCTGCTGGAAAAAGGCGGGGAAGAGACCCGGGGAATTACCCTGGACATGCTCAAAAAAGGCCCGGTCCGTTTGCATTCCCGGGCGCCCGGGGACCGTCAGGTACCGTTTTACGAGCAGGTTCACGATCGGCACCCGTTCCCGCCTCCCAGTTATCCCGCCCCTCTGGAAGCCACGGCGAAATTCGTGCGCAGCGGCCGCATCGAGTTTTACAAGGACGAGGACCTTTTTCTCCAGACCGGAGAACAACTGCCGGTCCATAAAGACACTTTCGTGGACACGGAATACGCCGCGGACCCGGAGGCGAAAAACAAGTACCGGCTCCGTTTTGTCACCAAAAATTCCCTCTACCGGGTGCATTCCACCCATTCGGACAATGTCTGGCTGAACGAACTTCAGGGCAACAAGCCCAAGATGTTTCTCAATGAAGCCGATGCCCGGCAGCGGGGGATCCGGTCCGGCGATCTGGTGGAAGTATACAACAATCGCGGCAAAACCCGGGCCTATGCCGTGATCGATCCGGGATGCCGGCCGGGTACCGTGATTTTCGAACAGGGCTGGTGGGCCCGGTATCTCCAGAACGAATCCTACAACTCACTGACCATGCCCTGGATCAAGCCCCTGCACGAGATCTATTTCGTCCCGGGAATCTGGTCGCCGACAACGGCCTGGAATGAATGCCTGGTGGATGCAAGGAGGGTGGACGCATGA
- a CDS encoding HD domain-containing protein: MKCPGQDTRYWRGSDIFDAKCPKCGAAVEFFKDDTTRACPACGHKFLNPGMDFGCAAYCEHAAQCIGNLPPELLAQRENLLKDRVAVEMKRYFRQDFKRIGHASKVARYAEEIGKQEAPAGLAVILCAAYLHDIGIHEAERKHNSTAARYQEEEGPPIARAILEKTNARPALIDEVCDIIGHHHHPREEETIHFKVLYDADLITNLEESQKEKEEGSDPERIEKIIGKSMFTETGRQVARRALLKK; encoded by the coding sequence ATGAAATGTCCGGGACAGGATACGAGATACTGGAGGGGGAGCGACATTTTTGATGCCAAATGTCCCAAGTGCGGGGCCGCGGTTGAATTTTTCAAGGACGACACCACCCGGGCCTGCCCGGCCTGCGGCCATAAATTTTTAAACCCCGGTATGGATTTCGGGTGCGCGGCCTATTGCGAACATGCGGCCCAGTGCATCGGCAACCTGCCGCCGGAGCTGCTGGCCCAGCGGGAAAACCTGCTCAAGGACCGGGTGGCCGTGGAGATGAAGCGCTACTTCCGGCAGGATTTCAAACGCATCGGCCATGCTTCCAAAGTGGCCCGATACGCCGAAGAGATCGGCAAACAGGAGGCGCCGGCCGGTCTGGCCGTGATTCTTTGCGCGGCCTATCTCCACGACATCGGCATTCACGAGGCCGAGCGCAAGCACAACAGTACCGCGGCCCGATATCAGGAAGAGGAAGGTCCGCCCATTGCCAGGGCTATTCTGGAGAAGACCAACGCCCGTCCGGCCCTGATCGACGAGGTGTGCGATATTATCGGCCACCACCATCATCCCCGGGAAGAGGAAACCATTCATTTCAAGGTACTCTACGACGCCGACCTGATCACCAACCTAGAGGAGAGCCAAAAGGAGAAGGAAGAGGGAAGCGATCCCGAGCGGATAGAGAAAATTATCGGAAAAAGCATGTTCACGGAAACCGGCCGGCAGGTGGCCCGCCGGGCGCTGCTGAAAAAATAA
- a CDS encoding methylenetetrahydrofolate reductase C-terminal domain-containing protein: MRSFEADLADPGHFVITLELVPKAESGGRSVDTVKNLALAARQDGRLSAVSITDNPGGNPSLSPDALGEEIMAMGMDVIIHFTCRDLNRAGIQSRALQLERMGMNNILALTGDYSGKGFEGQSAPVFDLDSVNLLRLLTRMNQKAEQKNGKASFFCGCAISPFKYSEAECHAQYYKLLRKIRGGARYIVTQLGYDARKYQELMQVRKAFNLEHIPAMASIFLLTPKSARVMNSGRIPGTVVGDRLLQTICAEWDDDKRRGYHAAVERAARLAAIVKGLGYKGIHIGGVHRSFQTVARIMDRMEELAGEWRQFIGEFGPPAGNPYYAFQPVNTDGLSGDRRFHAPLPPQPFCRCHYIMMKTAHNAFFRADALAAPLLRRLAQKIDDADALRRLLKAMERGAKKLLLDCRDCGDCAIQHVGFLCPESGCPKHMRNGACGGSRDGRCEVRPEKTCVWVRAYERLRGDGAENTLTEGIIPPRMWELNETSSWLNFHLGRDHQAGKK, from the coding sequence ATGCGTTCATTTGAGGCGGATCTGGCCGATCCCGGCCATTTTGTCATCACCCTGGAACTGGTGCCCAAAGCAGAATCCGGCGGCCGATCGGTGGATACGGTAAAAAACCTGGCCCTGGCGGCCCGCCAGGACGGCCGCCTGTCGGCGGTTTCCATCACCGACAATCCCGGCGGCAACCCGTCCTTGAGCCCGGATGCCCTGGGCGAGGAAATTATGGCCATGGGCATGGATGTCATCATCCATTTCACCTGCCGTGATCTCAACCGGGCCGGCATCCAGAGCCGGGCCCTCCAGCTGGAGCGGATGGGCATGAACAACATTCTGGCCCTGACCGGCGACTATTCCGGCAAAGGATTTGAAGGCCAGAGCGCGCCGGTCTTTGACCTGGACTCGGTCAACCTGCTCCGTCTCCTGACCCGGATGAATCAGAAAGCGGAACAAAAGAACGGCAAAGCATCCTTCTTCTGCGGCTGCGCCATTTCCCCCTTCAAGTATTCCGAGGCCGAATGCCACGCCCAGTATTACAAGCTGCTCCGCAAAATCCGCGGCGGCGCCCGTTATATCGTCACCCAGCTGGGATATGACGCCCGCAAATACCAGGAACTGATGCAGGTCCGCAAGGCCTTTAACCTGGAACATATTCCGGCCATGGCTTCGATTTTTCTGCTGACGCCCAAATCCGCGCGGGTGATGAATTCGGGCCGCATCCCCGGCACGGTGGTCGGCGACCGGCTGCTGCAGACGATTTGCGCCGAATGGGATGATGATAAGCGGCGGGGATATCATGCCGCCGTGGAACGGGCCGCCCGGCTGGCGGCCATTGTCAAGGGGCTGGGCTACAAGGGGATCCACATCGGCGGGGTCCATCGCAGTTTTCAGACGGTGGCGCGGATTATGGACCGCATGGAAGAACTGGCCGGAGAGTGGCGGCAATTTATCGGTGAGTTCGGTCCGCCCGCCGGCAATCCCTATTATGCTTTCCAGCCCGTAAATACCGACGGCCTTTCCGGTGACCGGCGTTTTCACGCGCCCCTGCCCCCCCAGCCCTTCTGCCGCTGCCATTATATAATGATGAAGACCGCCCATAACGCCTTTTTCCGGGCCGACGCCCTGGCGGCGCCCCTGCTGCGGCGGCTGGCGCAAAAAATCGACGATGCGGACGCCTTGCGCCGTCTGCTGAAGGCCATGGAGCGGGGCGCCAAAAAGCTGCTCCTGGACTGCCGCGACTGCGGAGACTGCGCCATCCAGCACGTCGGCTTTCTCTGCCCGGAATCCGGGTGTCCCAAACACATGCGCAACGGCGCCTGCGGCGGCAGCCGGGACGGCCGCTGCGAGGTCCGTCCGGAGAAGACCTGCGTCTGGGTCAGGGCTTATGAGCGGCTCCGCGGAGACGGCGCCGAAAACACGTTGACTGAGGGGATCATCCCGCCCCGAATGTGGGAACTCAACGAGACTTCGTCCTGGCTGAACTTCCACCTCGGCCGGGATCATCAGGCGGGAAAAAAATAA
- a CDS encoding 4Fe-4S binding protein — MKVKRKIIQIDEEKCTGCGQCVVACAEGAIRIVDGKARVISDNLCDGLGACIGECPEDALHIIEREADEFDEKAVEKHLESQHKPEPPATMPCGCPSAQIQTFAAATPCQAANQPTATGAPGAALSHWPIQIRLVPPTAPFLKGADLLVAADCAPAAFPRFHSELLPGRAVMIGCPKFDDRKDYVEKFAQVFRTAGLKSITCLIMEVPCCAGLPVILREAMQASGVTVPMEVITVSARGEIIERRKY, encoded by the coding sequence ATGAAAGTGAAGAGAAAGATCATTCAGATAGACGAGGAAAAATGCACCGGCTGCGGTCAGTGCGTGGTCGCCTGTGCCGAGGGCGCCATCCGGATTGTTGACGGCAAGGCCAGAGTGATATCGGACAACCTTTGTGACGGCCTGGGCGCCTGTATCGGCGAATGCCCGGAAGACGCCCTTCACATCATCGAGCGCGAAGCTGATGAATTTGATGAAAAAGCAGTTGAAAAGCATCTGGAATCACAGCACAAACCAGAACCGCCCGCGACTATGCCGTGCGGCTGCCCCTCGGCCCAGATCCAGACTTTTGCCGCGGCTACACCGTGCCAGGCCGCCAACCAGCCGACAGCCACCGGGGCTCCAGGGGCGGCCCTGTCCCACTGGCCCATCCAGATCCGCCTGGTTCCCCCCACGGCGCCTTTTTTAAAAGGCGCCGACCTGCTGGTGGCGGCCGATTGCGCGCCGGCGGCCTTTCCCCGGTTCCATTCCGAACTGCTGCCAGGCCGGGCCGTCATGATCGGCTGCCCCAAGTTTGACGACCGCAAGGACTATGTGGAAAAGTTCGCCCAGGTATTCAGGACCGCCGGCCTCAAAAGCATTACCTGCCTGATCATGGAAGTGCCCTGCTGCGCGGGCCTGCCCGTCATTTTAAGGGAAGCCATGCAGGCATCCGGGGTGACGGTTCCCATGGAAGTGATCACCGTATCGGCCAGAGGGGAAATAATTGAACGAAGAAAATATTAA